From the genome of Procambarus clarkii isolate CNS0578487 chromosome 81, FALCON_Pclarkii_2.0, whole genome shotgun sequence:
aaggatagagagagagaggaacagtgagTGAAGATGGAAGAGAAGAGGATGCAATGTACACGAAAAAGGGAAAGTGGTCAATGGAAGTAGAAATAGGAACAAGTGGGCTCAAGAGTAGTCAGAAAGAGAGAAGTGGAATTAAgagtgaaagggagagagagaaaggggcagagaggggtgatggaggggcggagaggggtggtggagggacagagagagggggtgtggggggcttGTTCACCTGCCTGAACAAGGTGTTCAGGGTAATCAACAGCACCTGCTACTTGTACCACAGGTTGATGAGGCGTGATTTTGCTGTGATTCCGGAAGCAATTAATTACAATTACAGCAATTACCTTCGGCTTAAATTGTTGATTAGTCTCCCCCCTCTGCTGGCAACATTGTGGTGATTGGTCGATCCATATTGGTGATTGATTCGGTGTGGCGACTGGTTAATTTTTGGGCGGGTAGAATGTTGTGATTGGTTCATAGTTGTGATTGGTTAAGTGTTGTTATTAGCCAGTGGTTGTGTCCCGAATCTTATCCACTCCCaagaccttgggccagattcacgaaagcagttacgcaagcacttacgaacctgtgcatcttttctcaatctttggcggctttgtttacaattattaaacagttaatgagctccgaagcaccaggaggctgtttataacaataacaacagttgactggcaagttttcatgcttgtaaactgcttaataaatgtaaccaaagccgtcaaagattgaggaaagatgtacacgttcgtaagtgctttcgtgaatctggccccttttcTCTTTCCGATTTATGTATTTGGCTTCACTTTGTGAGGAAGATCTCTCCCGGAAACATTGCGTCCCCGTGCTGGGGAGCGGCGGAGGGGCGGGCCCTCAACGTGGAGTTAATGCTTTGGAAACCGTCCAAAAGCCTAACGAATTGGaaacattaacaaaaaaaaatagtCCGAGGCTGACGCGTTGGTGTGGCGTGGTGCTCTTCCCGGGGGCGTCgtccagggtgtgggtggggggtgtggcgCCCTCTATATACGTCTAAGGGTGTGGCCGTGCGCCACACACCCCGGACGCGCATAGGCCGTGTATTGGCGCCAATGTAGAGGCTGGTTACCCAACATCTCCCACTCCCGTTGGCATCAAATCTATGCCCCATACTTTTTTGGGGGGTCCGTGTGTTCTATTTCTGGTGAGCAAAACGATTTAAAAGTTTTAGGGAACTGCGTCCGACTTCGTATATATCCCCCGTCTGAGAGTtgtggagggggagaggggggggggacaggaaagggaactatgagggggaaagcgccaagccattacgactatatagcacttggaagaggtcaggatacggatttgggatgggacgggggaaaggaatggtgcccaaccacttggacgatcggggattgaacgccgacctgcttgaagccagaccgtcgctctaccgtccagcccaagaggttgggcaaagggagggggggagggggcaggaatGTGTGGGGGTACACCAGCTTAGTGTCCAGGTGGTGATGATGGAGGTGGTGACGGCCCTGTGATCACCAGCTGGTCCTTGGCGTCGTGACTGGTGCACAACAGACGGGTCACGCGCGCCGTCTGGCGGAACATAAATATTGGGCTGACCGTCGGTGACTCAGATACTCTTGCTCTGTGGACGGAACCAGTTTGGCAGGACACGGACATGGACAGAaggacacgcacgcacacgcacacacaggcgcGCACACACACTTGACAGATGAGTCGACAGTGTTCGGGATTCGTAGTAATAGGGTCCGGGGGAtcgattcccggcggcggaggCGGATAcagatgagcagagtttctttcaccctgatgctcctgttcacctagcagtaaataggtacctggtagacagctgctacgggctgtttcctgtgtgcgcgcgcgcgcgtgtgtgtgtgtgtgtgtgtgtgtgtgtgtgtggaaaacaaaaaccaaacagttgattgattaattgacagttgagaggtgggggggcccaaagagccagagctcaactccccgcaagcacaactaggtgagtacactggacTTCCCGTCAAATTCTCCCCTGAGAAAATGTAATCCAATTTTCTGGCTGTCAATTAGCGCAGCTTAGACTCAGCTGTCCGTCAAGGCCTCGCCTGGGGAACCACACAAACACTCCAACCACCAATTGGGGAAAAAAATAGGTTTTAGGGGAGTTTATATTAGGTTTGTAGTTGGGAAATTGGGGAATCGTCGAGCTCAGagactttttatattttttcttaaGTTATCCACAATATTTCCCACCTGACTAAAGGGTTATATATGAGTGTAAGAAGTGTTAtaggttttttattattatattttagggGAAACTTGGGTAAATAAAATGGCAGCATTGTTTTTGTCGCAACGGGGGTGTTGGAGAGAGGCAGGCGTTCCTGTGTGAGGTTCCACtttgtaccgtgtaccgtgatCACTGTGTACCATGCTTACCGTGTACCGTGCTCACTGTGTACCGTGATCACTGTGTACCATGCTCACCGTCTACTATGATCACCGTGTACCGTGATCACTGTGTACCATGCTCACCGTCTACTATGATCACCGTGTACCGTGATCACTGTGTACCATGCTTACCGTGTACCGTGCTCACTGTGTACCGTGATCACTGTGTACCATGCTCACCGTCTACTATGATCACCGTGTACCGTGATCACTGTGTACCATGCTCACCGTGTACCGTGCTCACTGTGTACCGTGCTCACTGTATACCATGCTCACCGTCTACTATGATCACCGTGTACCGTGATCACTGTGTACCGTGCTCACTGTGTACCATGCTCACCGTCTACTATGATCACCGTGTACCGTGATCACTGTGTACCATGCTCACCGTCTACTATGATCACCGTGTACCGTGATCACTGTGTACCATGCTCACCGTGTACCGTGCTCACTGTGTACCGTGCTCACTGTATACCATGCTCACCGTCTACTATTATCACCGTGTACCGTGCTCACTGTGTACCGTGCTCACTGTGTACCATGCTCACCGTCTACTATGATCACCGTGTACCGTGCTCACTGTGTACCGTGCTCACTGTGTACCATGCTCACCGTCTACTATGATCACCGTGTACCGTGATCACTGTGTACCATGCTCACCGTCTACTATTATCACCGTGTACCGTGCTCACTGTGTACCATGCTCACCGTCTACTATGATCACCGTGTACCGTGATCACTGTGTACCATGCTCACCGTCTACAATGATCACCGTGTACCGTGATCACTGTGTACCATGCTCACCGTCTACTATGATCACCGTGTACCGTGATCACTGTGTACCATGCTCACCGTCTACTATGATCACCGTGTACCGTGATCACTGTGTACCATGCTCACCGTCTACTATGATCACCGTGTACCGTGCTCACTGTGTACCATGCTCACCGTCTACTATGATCACCGTGTACCGTGCTCACTGTGTACCATGCTCACCGTCTACTATGATCACCGTGTACCGTGATCACTGTGTACCGTGCTCACTGTGTACCATGCTCACCGTCTACTATGATCACCGTGTACCGTGCTCACTGTGTACCATGCTCACCGTCTACTATGATCACCGTGTACCGTGCTCACTGTGTACTTCGCTCTTCACGCATTTAGAGGAACAACAACTGTCTACAGAGTTGTGTAGTGGATAACGAAGTCTTGGTACTGCTATACGTGGCGGCAACTCGTTAAATATCTGAATATATTATAGTGAAGATTTTTCAGTAGTGGAAAATTTTGCATATAATGCTGTTAGAACgcgcgcgtgcgcgtgtgtgtgattactatttgtgcttgcagaatcgagctattagctcttggacccggctTTGCTAACCGATCTATTTTGTCCActgttatgtctactacatatatttctctctggcGCACACGCACATAGTTCCATGAAGAAGCCGTGGCAgccatctaactcccaggtacctgtttactactaggtgaacagggagatCAGATGAAAtagccaatttgtttctgcctcgggcgggaatcgaacccgggtccttcGGACTACGAccccctgagcgctgtccactcagcgccgaggctatgtgtgtgtgtgcattagtGATCATGCGCGCGTGCATGCCTGCCTGATTGTGCGCACGCGCGCGATTTGGTTCAAGGCCAAAACTGGACTGCACCAAACTAGCTTCATACACTTTAACAGTGGTGTTATTGAGGTCTTGTTTACCTTAGCTAGTGATACAGGGGCCGTTACGTAATCCCCCATTGACCCCTTTGCCTcactatcccccctcccccattttcTCCGCCCCCTTTCCACCCCATTCTCTCTGCTCCCTCTTCACCCCCCTTTTCCTCACGCTGCTCTCGGGCGAATTATTCGCCTAACCTCCTTCCCCTTTCCATCATTCTTAACGTCCTCTGCTCCAACACGTTCCGTTTATTAGTCAGCCCATTCCTCTAGCACCAATCCCATGAAGAGCTGCTTCACATTTTCTATCGTGCGTCCGTCGCTGGCGCCTCGATCACACTAATCCTGCCAGATCCTCCCCCCAATCTCTCTCACTGCCCTCCAATCCTGCTAATGTTGACCTGAAGCCGGTCTACCCTGCCGGCCATCCTGCTGTCCCCGGCTCGGGGTATCTTTTTGAATCGTGTTCGAATCCCTTTTGTGTATAGAACCTCGTGCTTAGCTGTGATCCCTGTGTCGTGGTGTAGTGCCCTGATCTTTGTAACCCCCTTGGCTAGGGGGGAGAGGGCCATTTCATGGCCCTGTGTGCTATAGTGGCCCTTCGACCCCCGATAAATGGCCTGCCGGTGTTCAAAAGCTCTTGAGTCTTTGGGTTTTAATTGTTTTTTTATGGAGACTTGACTTGCTTGTCCGCTGCCCATGATGCCTACTGTGtagcctgtggtggtggggggggggggtagtggtggtgggtgtagtggtggtggagggagtagtggtggtgggtgtagtggtggtgggtgtagtggtggtgggagtagtgagggggggggggtagtggtggtgggagtagtggtggtgggagtagtggtggtgggagtagtggtggtggacaacAGTGGTAAACAATAGGAGTGACTTACCCACTGCTTAGTGGCGACGGACCGGATCAAGCCACTCCTGGTATTAGATGGCTTGGAGCTAACATGAAGTTGGATTTACACAGTCGGGGGGAAGCGATTTATCGGCGGATTACCAGACACACTCGGTGACCTCCCGCCGCCGATTCATTTGACTATTACGACACGCGAAAAAACCCATCGACACTGGGGTTATGACCGGGTGTTTGCCGGGTAATGTAATTGGATTGTGGAGCGCCATTTTTTTGTGAAGGTTGCTTGAGTTGGTTCTAAAGTTGCTTGAGTTGGTTCTAAAGTTGCTTGAGTTGGTTCTAAAGTTGCTTGAGTTGGTTCTAAAGTTGCTTGAGTTGGTTCTAAAGTTGCTTGAGTTGGTTCTAAAGTTACTTGAGATGGTTCTAAAGTTGCTTGAGTTGGTTCTAAAGTTGCTTGAGTTGGTTCTAAAGTTGCTTGAGTTGGTTCTAAAGTTGCTTGAGTTGGTTCTAAAGTTGCTTGAGTTGGTTCTAAAGTTACTTGAGATGGTTCTAAAGTTGCTTGAGTTGGTTCTAAAGTTGCTTGAGATGGTTCTAAAGTTGCTTGAGTTGGTTCTAAAGTTGCTTGAGTTGGTTCTAAAGTTGCTTGAGTTGGTTCTAAAGTTGCTTGAGATGGTTCTAAAGTTGCTTGAGTTGGTTCTAAAGTTGCTTGAGATGGTTCTAAAGTTGCTTGAGTTGGTTCTAAAGTTGCTTGAGTTGGTTCTAAAGTTACCTGAGTTGGTTCTAAAGTTGCTTGAGATGGTTCTAAAGTTGCTTGAGTTGGTTCTAAAGTTGCTTGAGTTGGTTCTAAAGTTGCTTGAGTTGGTTCTAAAGTTGCTTGAGTTGGTTCTAAAGTTGCTTGAGTTGGTTCTAAAGTTGCTTGAGTTGGTTCTAAAGTTGCTTGAGTTGGTTCTAAAGTTGCTTGAGTTGGTTCTAAAGTTACTTGAGATGGTTCTAAAGTTGCTTGAGTTGGTTCTAAAGTTGCTTGAGATGGTTCTAAAGTTGCTTGAGATGGTTCTAAAGTTGCTTGAGTTGGTTCTAAAGTGGCTTGAGTTGGTTCTAAAGTGGCTTGAGTTGGTTCTAAAGTTACTTGAGATGGTTCTAAAGTTGCTTGAGTTGGTTCTAAAGTTGCTTGAGTTGGTTCTAAAGTTACTTGAGATGGTTCTAAAGTTGCTTGAGTTGGTTCTAAAGTTGCTTGAGATGGTTCTAAAGTTGCTTGAGATGGTTCTAAAGTTGCTTGAGTTGGTTCTAAAGTGGCTTGAGTTGGTTCTAAAGTGGCTTGAGTTGGTTCTAAAGTTACTTGAGATGGTTCTAAAGTTGCTTGAGTTGGTTCTAAAGTTGCTTGAGATGGTTCTAAAGTTGCTTGAGTTGGTTCTAAAGTTGCTTGAGTTGGTTCTAAAGTTACTTGAGTTGGTTCTAAAGTTGCTTGAGATGGTTCTAAAGTTGCTTGAGTTGGTTCTAAAGTTACTTGAGTTGGTTCTAAAGTTGCTTGAGTTGGTTCTAAAGTTACTTGAGTTGGTTCTAAAGTTGCTTGAGTTGGTTCTAAAGTTGCTTGAGATGGTTCTAAAGTGGCTTGAGTTGGTTCTAAAGTTACTTGAGTTGGTTCTAAAGTTGCTTGAGTTGGTTCTAAAGTTGCTTGAGTTGGTTCTAAAGTTGCTTGAGTTGGTTCTAAAGTGGCTTGAGTTGGTTCTAAAGTTGCTTATCTTAAATAGGTATTTTGTCACGTACTTATTTTTGTGAATATATAGAATAAATTCAGAATTTATCAGCtttgtagcagtaatatatatatatatatatatatatatatatatatatatatatatatatatatatatatatatatatatatatatatacacgaaagGCTAGTTAGTTTGTTAAATTAGTTAATTTAATTTGATATAATTGAGTTAAGGTGGAACGGCGAGCTGGTTATATTAAATTTTGtgaaattaataatttaaatttGCAAATTTGTCACTACTCTTGGAGCAAGATGTAGAAATGTAAGTTTCCGTTTTCTATGATTtgtgctccattttctgtaatgttcCGTTTTCTGTAAATTGTGATCCATTTTCTGTTGTttctgctccgttttctgtatttTCTGCTTCGTTTTCTGTAGTttctgctccgttttctgtatttTCTGCTTCGTTTTCTGTAGTTTATGCTCCGTTTTCTCTACTTTGTAGGTCTCACTACAGATGGAAAAAGTATCAACGTTAGTTCCATAAACCAAAGTCTATAAAATAAAGAAATTCAATTAACTGAAGAATTGAACCAATTCCTGTGTTCTTTATAATGTAGAACATTTGAACCTCAGAACCTGGGTTGGGCTCGGCCCCCGCTTAGACGAGCATAGCCCTGAGGATGGGGTGGGCTCGGCCCCCGCTTGGACGAGCCTAGCCCTGAGAATGGGTTGGGGTCAGCCCCAGCTTGGACAAGCCTACCATAAGGAAGGGTTATCGAGACAGAATTTCAACTCGTAAATCAGCTGGAAAACATGACGTACATTTTGTTAAGATCGAGGAACAGTAGAACATTTGGGTTCTTAGTGGGTGCCCAAGGTGTAAGTGGGTCGTTAGTGGGTACCTAAGGTGTAGGTGGGTCTTAGGGGATGTGGGaaggcaacctgctctcgcacaagacagcacatatatgactaattgcttatagtcactatttctcttataaataagtacatatgtgatattttccaagccatattttttcaaggcactaactcttcctctcagttcgattaaacaatagagattttatacaaaatttgacaatatcctgagttactttacaatttatttaaatatgttagttttgttttattatttttataaaactgtaataccaatataggtataggttcagtactaattgcaatatcttaacatactaagaaggttaggttaggttgtggttttctattcagcatttcaaggtacactcaaatattcacaataaattagtatgtcacatatgcacttattcataagcaagatattgactataagcaagtgcgaaaaCGGGTTGGGGAAGGATGATGCTGTGTACATGGGAGTAAGAgtggtgcatgcgtgtgtgttgaTAGATATAACAATCGTGGGAGTGTTGATGGGTGTGAATGGGGGCCTCGGGTGACATCTGGCGTGGGTGATACTAACTCCCTGAGTGCTTGAGGGACTGTTGCTTGTCACTGCTTGAagtggagggaaggaggaggagaaggaggaggaaaaagCAGCCTCACAGCTGATgtgtcccactatctctctctcccacggtggggaatctccctctcccacggtggggaatctccctctcccacggtggggaatctccctctcccacggtggggaatctccctctcccacggtggggaatctccctctcccacggtggggaatctccctctcccacggtggggaatctccctctcccacggtggggaatctccctctcccacggtggagaatctccctctcccacggtggggaatctccctctcccacggtggggaatctccctctcccacggtggagaatctccctctcccacggtggggaatctccctctcccacggtggggaatctccctctcccacggtggggaatctccctctcccacggtggggaatctccctctcccacggtggagaatctccctctcccacggtggggaatctccctctcccacggtggggaatctccctctcccacggtggggaatctccctctcccacggtggggaatctccctctcccacggtggagaatctccctctcccacggtggggaatctccctctcccacggtggggaatctccctctcccacggtggggaatctccctctcccacggtggggaatctccctctcccacggtggggaatctccctctcccacggtggggaatctccctctcccacggtggagaatctccctctcccacggtggggaatctccctctcccacggtggagaatctccctctcccacggtggggaatctccctctcccacggtggggaatctccctctcccacggtggggaatctccctctcccacggcggggaatctccctctcccacggtggggaatctccctctcccacggtggggaatctccctctcccacggtggggaatctccctctcccacggtggagaatctccctctcccacggtggggaatctccctctcccacggtggggaatctccctctcccacggtggggaatctccctctcccacggtggggaatctccctctcccacggtggggaatctccctctcccacggtggggaatctccctctcccacggtggggaatctccctctcccacggtggggaatctccctctcccacggtggagaatctccctctcccacggtggggaatctccctctcccacggtggggaatctccctctcccacggtggggaatctccctctcccacggtggagaatctccctctcccacggtggggaatatccctctcccacggtggggaatctccctctcccacggtggggaatctccctctcccacggtggagaatctccctctcccacggtggggaatctccctctcccacggtggggaatct
Proteins encoded in this window:
- the LOC123773047 gene encoding zonadhesin-like, which gives rise to MAREVHGNGPGIVLEWPLEVCRDEAGTTLEPTQATLEPTQATLEPTQATLEPTQATLEPTQVTLEPTQATLEPSQATLEPTQATLEPTQVTLEPTQATLEPTQVTLEPTQATLEPSQATLEPTQVTLEPTQATLEPTQATLEPSQATLEPTQATLEPSQVTLEPTQATLEPTQATLEPTQATLEPSQATLEPSQATLEPTQATLEPSQVTLEPTQATLEPTQATLEPSQVTLEPTQATLEPTQATLEPTQATLEPSQATLEPSQATLEPTQATLEPSQVTLEPTQATLEPTQATLEPTQATLEPTQATLEPTQATLEPTQATLEPTQATLEPTQATLEPSQATLEPTQVTLEPTQATLEPTQATLEPSQATLEPTQATLEPSQATLEPTQATLEPTQATLEPTQATLEPSQATLEPTQATLEPSQVTLEPTQATLEPTQATLEPTQATLEPTQATLEPTQATLEPSQVTLEPTQATLEPTQATLEPTQATLEPTQATLEPTQATLEPTQATFTKKWRSTIQLHYPANTRS